GTCTCCAGCGGAGCGGGTCGTGACTGTTTGAGATGGGCAGCAACTAATGATGGCCGATACAGTACACGCACAACTTATGAGGTTCTTGCAGATTTCACTAATATGGATGCAGGTCAGTGGTCGCGAGTTTGGAGATGCAAAGTTCCGGAGAAAATCAGATTTttcttatggcaagcgtgtttGGAGGCAAGCGTGTTTGGAGGCCCTGCCAACGAACGAGAAACGACGGCGGAACCACCTGAGTGCCTCAGCGAGCTGTCTGCGTTGTAATGCAGATATAGAAGACGTTGATCATGTTTTTTATGGTTGTCCTCAAGCGCGTTTACTCTAGAATCAATTTCGAGCTGTCCTTCCCAGCATCGACGACGATAATGATTTCAGGCAGTGGCTCATGGGGCTTCTTAAGAAGAAGGAGTGTGGACAGGCGGTGGCGGTTCTCTGGTGAGGTTGGAGATGGCGTAACAATGCAGTGTTTGGTGGGGAGGTTTGGCATCTGAACCAAGTTCTGCATAAAATCCTTCTTGAAGCCTAGTCTTGGCAGGATTACATGGGAACCAGTGTTATGAGAGGGTCCACCAATAGTAGCAGCGATACCAATAGTTGTGATTAGGGGGTGCAGCGGTGCTGCTAGCACCTGATGGCTCTTGGAGCGCTGCAATTTAAGAGAGCCGACGATGTGGTTCTGCATTCCGGGCAGAAAGCTGGGCTGTTGAGCTTGGATTGGCACTTGCGTGGAGCATCAGAATTCGTAGCTTGGATAGTGCTTCTGATTGTCTTGAGGTCGTGCAGGTCCTCCAAGCGCAGACGGTGGCAGAATCCTTCTGGGAACGGGAAGCTAGAGTTTGGTTTCAACGAGATTGGAGAATTTCTCTCAAGCATATACCTAGGAAGCGAAACTACGTGGCTGACTTTCTTGCTACGAAAGCTGCTAGGGAGGAGTCTCAATACTGGATGTGGGGGCAACCACCATCGGTGGTTTACGAGTTGTTAATCTTATACGCTTCGACGTAGTTTTTTAGCTTGTTTATCTTTcctctgtaacaaaaaaaaaacaaaaacttttaACTACTGCAATCGATATTGATTGGGTAAAAACATAAGTTTTTTTGGTTGCAGGGTAAAAACATAAGTTATTATAACTAAATGAATTCCATAATTAAGAAATTGtcagataataattttttatttttatatatcatgtctaattataaataaataaaaatgagttaATATTTGTGCGTCACTCCCACGCGCTAACGCGAATTTCATCTTCCTTTATAAACCAAACAAGTCTCTCATTTATTAGTACCCCATAGTAGTGTTATTAAATTCGCCCCGATGATCGACTCGATCaggcactgggtcaatgggTCACTGGTCTGACCACTGGGAATTCATAGTACTATAACAAATTGTCACAAATACCATAGACACAAAAGCAACAAGGAATGTTTTACCACAACGAaatgtcacaactcacaaataactaattaagttttaaatatcataaaaaaaacatcaattttACGCTTTAATCACAATAAAAATCGTATAAAACAATAATTATCAAGTTTGGGATTGTAGTTTTAGTTATTTTATGTGATAAAACAAATGTAGTTCTGAGATTGTAGTTTCgttttttttatatacaaaAAATATGTCGTAACCATGCTTCCAATATTCTTGCTTGGCTGAGTTTAATAACTAGGGGTCTAGGGCCATACTGAAAGTCTGAAACCCTCACTCTTAGTTCTTACATCTATTTTTTCCTGTTACTGTTCATTGTGGCCGTTACTCTTTCGTCGTTCTTTCTCACTCAACAAACACTGAAAGTCTGAAACCCTCACTCTTAGTTCATACATCTATCTTTTCCTGTTACTCTTCATTGTGGCCGTTACCCTTTCGTCGTTCTTTCTCACTCAACAAACACAGTGTCAAACACCCACTttcgatttttcttttcttctttgcaTTCTTCTTCCTTACTCTCTTCTCTTCGTGTTTCTTTCCTGTTACCGTTCATTGATTATTAGTTTTTagttaatgaaaaaaatttttaataaataaaaaatatattttattttttcatattattagttttactaaatatatcaataaaaatttatacatttaataaaatatcgtgagtatttatatatgtatatagacaCTCAGACATATGTGTATATAAATcgtttgtatatatatattaaacatGTAATATATGTTGGTCATACAAACATGCAttataactttcaaaaaaaaacaaacatgcaTTATAAGCGTGTTATATATACATgcattatatattttgtgaatgaaaaaacaTAGACTCTATGAGATAATCATGAAGTTTCTAGatatattttgatttatattaataaatatgtaGAAAAAAATTTACATATTAATGATATATTTTTGTAGAATAATTATCAATAAATagaattattattaaataatttttatgttcaataatttttaattttgtattcaGTAGTTACTATTACTTTATTAATCTAAAAATGGCTAATATGGAAATAAATATAAGGTTTTATATTTAACTAATATTATCTAATAATGTGAGTAATTTTTATCAAACTATAAGTAAGTTTTATTGTATTGTCACTGAActaggcgagaccccagggtccctcgcccaggaaacTCGACCTTGGGCGTGGGATGCGTCaggaccttgggcctcccttcccaaggcccaactggcccatttaaaTAGGATaagggcgccaaagcccaactccaactctataaataggaggggaataccaattgtaagggactgatgactcatttgagaaataatagcatttaaattcagttacatgttctctctctaagcggttagagtttctctctctaagcattgaTATCACtctcctcacactttgggtactaccttcccattctatgttctagcacggaacattggcgccgtctgtggggatcggtagatttctattcccggactacgtggatcgtgattcagtGGAGTGAAGGTTGTTTTTTCTGTATGATTTTCCTCATCCGGACATGGTTCCCAGGTTATTGCGATGTGATTACGAGAAGTTCGATCCTCCAAGAGGTTCTCCGTAATTTGAAGATTTTTGGCGGAATTTTTGTTTTCATTAGCGAAGCCTGATGAAGACGCCTCGCCAACGACGTGGCAACGACGTTTCTTCCCCGCGCACCGCCGGGAACGATAGAAATCGCTGTGCAGAGGCACGGCGAGCGCTAAGTGGCGACTTAAAGATGCAAAATGAGTGTTTACAGGAGCAGTTGAGGTACTATCACCTCCGGCAGTGgaatcaagaggaggaggaggctgCGGCAACGGCCGGAACCAAGCCTTTCTCGGCGGCAGTACGAGAGGTGACCGTACCAGACGGCATGACGAACCTCATGTTGGAGGCATATGATGGACAAACCGATCCAAAGGATCATCTGTCTCGTTTTGATGCGAAGATGACGATGTACGCGGTTTCTGACGCTGTGAAATGCAGGATGCTTCCATCAACGTTTCAAGGCGCGACAAAGGAATGGTTCACGAATCTGCCTCCGGGATCCATAGCTAAGTTCCGcgatttctcatcaaaattccttgaCCATTTCTCTGCGAGAACGATCGAGGATCTGTTTGATATTCGGCAGGGGGAACGTGAAACCTTGAAACAATATGTGAAACGATACAGTGACATATCCGCGAGGTTCGAGGAATTGCAGCCACGCGTGTGCGTGTGCGCTTTCAAAGGCGGTCTGTCCCGGGGAAAATTTTATTGCGAACTGAGTAGGGAACTAGCATGCTCAATGATGGAAGTCCGCGCCCGAGCACTGGACCACATCTTAAGAGAGGAAATTGAAGCGCACAAAAGAAAGGGCGAACGAGCGGCAAAGGTGTCGCTGGCAAGGAAAAGGATACAGGACAAGGAAGCGAGTCGCGAGCAGAGGTTTGGGGAAGCTGGCCGATTCATGAAGGGGAATAAAGGAAAGCTACTCCTCCCGAGAACGAGGGACAGAGAGCACTGGTGCTCTCGCCGAAAAGCGAAGGTAAGCCAGCGAATGAGGTCGCAGGGATGCTCAAACAAGGAGCTAGCAAAGTTACTCCTCGAAGCGGAAATTGAGGACATGAACAGAGTCGGCGAGCGCAGAATGGACCCCGGACGCAAGGCGAAGAATCCGCTgaggtggtgtgagtaccacaactTAGAGGGCCATGACACCACCGACTGTTTCATGCTGAAGGGTCAAATCAGGCAGCTGATCAGGGCGAGACGGCCGCGAGCGGCAAAGGGGAAGGAGTTTGAAGAAACTGATAGCGGCGAGGGTAAAGGAACGGTTGAAGCAGCTAACATGATCGCTGGAggtttcgaagtttgcggcGACGTATCGACGGCGAGCCGAGGAACAGTAGGGGCAACAACATCGGTATAGGTGTATCCAGTTCCATTTGGGTGCCCGCACCCAGACATAGTGTTGTCGACCGCAGATTTCAAGGGAATCAAGGCCCATACAGACGATCCGTTAGTAGTAATGGTAAGAATAAAAGGTTTCAATGTACAGAGGGTGCTTTTAGACCAGGGAAGCTCGGCAAAAGGAAAGGGAGGAGTCAGGGCAAAGAGTCCCGTAGGATGGGGAAAGACAGGCTCTATGCTCAAAAGGATATTGAGTGGTATGACGGGAACGAGGACATGAACGCTACCAGTAGAGGAATACTGGCAATCGAGCCCAGACTCACCAAGAAACAAGAACAATGCTTGAGTGAACTGGTAGAGGACAACGTTGACCTCTTCAATTGGGGGAAAAGAGGAACTGCTTACGGGGAGCCGCCTGCATTTTCCTGGCCCCCTCGGAAGGCAGGAAAGGGAGAAACTCATCGTCAGACCGGGaatgaaggaaagaaaagagcGGAAGGAAGGGGTAATAAGAGGAGGGGCGAGCGACTAAGGGATGGGGATGGGAGACTAACGAATTCAGCTCGGCCTGCCGATCGTGAGGGAGGACAGGGACAGAGCCCTTGCCACAACAGGGAAAACAAAGAGGGCGAGGAAGACAGGATGCTGGGTGTGATACTCTGATTGAAAAGGAGACCAAAAAGCaaggaccaaaaataaagatgcactctttttctccgacacgggagttttttaacgaggcatccctcgatgtaaaaattcaaacaaatcaaatacaaaaggatattcccagcaatactcctaactaataaactgagacggcagcctggtgggaaaaattccctgaaggtggcgatcccaacacgaccttgatgtctggggatcgctccggaaagtccggcgctgatCGTAGCCCCGGCaagcgacgtgtgcggatgagcTTCCCGCCGCCACCCGTTGTCGGCGTGCGCGAATAAGCTctttatccaaagaacctccccgaaatatgggcgagtcgagtcttcccgaaacgcgggaagcatttttaactaggctaaaagtctcgggtaaactcatatggccattgggccccgagaaactgtaagaccccacctaataaggctggaggggccacgcctgctcttacgggaaatatgcgtGTGAATAAAAGCCTCGGTCAAATACCGAGCGGAAGTCCTAGTTAAGCACGGCACACTCTTGAAAAATTACTCACGTGAAAATTGGAATACAGCACTGAAAACACGTGTTGAACGGCGAGCAACGAAGGGCGAAGATAAGTAGCGGGCCGTCCGCCTCGCCCGCCTATCTACCTTTCGctcatttaattattcatttatttactCCTATATTCGTTCAGATGATTATTGGCTCTTAAACGATTCACTAATTCGATATTTGTTTACTCGAACGATAGGAAACACGAAAGAAACTATTGGCATTCAAATATGTGATTTCATACACTTAAAAAGGAGGATTTCTCCTCATTCTCCTACATTCTCTACGCTGGTTGGTTCTCTCATGCTCCAGGCGGTACTGCCAGTACTCTAAGTTGCAGAGTCTCCGGCTCAGTTCCTGCTTCTCAGGACCCTCTCCTATCGTCTCTAGAGCGTCCTTCACCATTTCCTTCTCTTCCAACAGGTCCAGTTCCCGTCGGCAAAGCTCTCgtatctcctccacgaagcagaggaattcTCTGAGAAttctgtccatttctggactctAATCCATCCCTAACAGTTCGATTGTCAGTTCATGAACGCTGGGACCCTTAGGGTGCCTAACGTTGATAaaaagatcttcatcaaaagccTTTGTTCTTAGTTCTTTGAGGAGAGCTGTGTAGGATGCCATATCAATTGTTGGTTTGGATAACAGGTGAAGGGTGAGGATTGCCATGTCTTAATTTCTATTTATAGCCTCAAAATGGGTTTCGAGAGTTATTAGGGAAGCAGTTTCATGAGGAGTTGTCCTTGGAAAGGAACACGACTTGCAATAAAGGCCTGAGCGTTCGTGGCCGGTGGTCAACAGTAAACCGTTGGAATGTGGAAAAGAAGCACTTGGGCAAACATTTGGAGTTCCCTAAAAGGAATATCCCGCATAGTTTATCTCCCGGCGGGAGGCGTACAATTAAAATTCATAGCAAAAGCAGTAAAAACATGGGGTTctcgttaaaaaaaaaagggagaGACCCTTGGTACAAAGTTAATCTAAGGACTCCTCCTCGCCAAGGGGTCGTTTTTCGCTCGCCTGGATTCTCAACAGAGACGTCTTGTCGCCTTTCAAATTTATTCGAGGGGGAAATGAGACGTTACTTTTCTTCTCAAAGGCCGCCGTGAGCTCCCCATTGGCATGGTGAATTTGTCCTAAAggtgaaaaaaaggaaaagataagCTGGTAGAAAATAGAAAGAACGAGAGGGGTAGAGGAGGAAGATTTACCAATCACGCGAGAGCAGTCTGAAACAGCGAGATGAGCCAGAAAGTTGATGACAGCCTTATGTTCAGGAGTGAGGGAGTCCTACGGTGGGTCAATTACTTGGCGCGCGCCCTGAGTCCAGTAGAAAGGAAATCGAGCGGTGCCATCTCTGTGCGTAAAAACCTCAGGATATTCGTGGGATACCATAACCCTAAAGAATTTTCGGGCTAAATCGATGGTGATGCTAGGCCAGATATGGTTGAAGCGCTGACGACCGGGCCTAGCTTCCAGGGAAACCCAGCTGCGTTGCGGGGAGGGCTGGACAGATACGCGATAGAAGTAAAAGAAGGTCGAAGGTTCAGGTTCCTGGTGAATCGCttcacaaagaatttcgaaACACCGGAGGAAGGCCCAactgttgggatgaagttggctaggagccacattgatattgtgaagaacggagcagataaaaggggaaaaaggaaatttaatcCTCAAATTTGTGAACATATACCCATACACGTAAAAGAAGTGGGGAGCACCCACGAAGTCGTCTTGAGGACGAAGCCAAGGGCGTTCAAGGGATGAGCAGGCACTGACATACATAAGTTTGTCAAGAGGCTTCTCATGACaaaatccttcggattctgtgGAAATCTCCCAAATGGACGATTCCTTTTCTAAGCTTAACAGTTGGTTAGGCATTGTCCCGGCGGGCAAAGACCTTGCGACGGGAGTTCCTAAAGATTTCCAAGTCCTCGTTCGGAAGTCAATGACgtctttttcttcaagaggAACGCCTCCTGGAGGTGGCGGGAGAACGGGAGGAACACACCGTAGAGGGGTGGCGACGACGACATTACGTTTGGAACTTTTGGTCTGGCGCTTCGGAGTCATTGCAGAGGGAACGCAAGGAATAAAGGTTACTTTGACACTGGACAAGTTCGCGCAAAGGGGGGGGAAGCAAAGGTTCGTAATTGTAAAGGAATGAAAGGGGTTGTTAAGATAATGTTGTTTTAAGCAGGGAGTGACGTACTGGAGGAAACGTGTAAGAAGAAGTTGTGGACGGTTATCGAGAGATGTGGAGGAAAAAGAGAGGTTGTGCCCCATGACGTCAGAAAATGGCATGATTGCGGTTACGAAATTCTGGGGAGTGGGAAAGACACATTAAATGAAAGGCTGCAACGGTTGCTGCCGATTGGCTAAAATTTaaattgtcaaagttgtgaTGTGACTGGAAAGGACATGTCAAAGGTAGTGGTTGAGATTCTGTGAATTCACTGACCCTGGCGTCACTTCAAGGCACGACGCGTGGGATAGACACAACACGTGACAAAATATCATGATTCAGGGCACGTGCATAACTATGTTGGGGCGGGCGAACTAAAAGCCGTCGCCACAAGCCTGCCTGTGGACTTGGGTCGCCCGGAAGAAGAGGACGCGGCTGGAGGACCAAAGTGTTGATTGCAAAAGGATTTATTTATtaggccatgttggccattgtttttcgcttctagattttaagtttttaagttttagtcAGCATCCTTAGGGTTCTCGCCTTATTTcttacttaaagacacacttagctctcatacttcgagctcggtgtcttgtggacttgtggactgggcgagaccccagggtccctcgcccaggaaacTCGAACTTGTGCGTGGGATGCGTCAGGACCTTGAGCCTCCCTTCccaaggcccaactggcccatttagaTAGGATaagggcgccaaagcccaactccacctctataaataggaggggaataccaattgtaagggactgatgactcatttgagaaataatagcattgaattTCAATTACatgttctctctctaagcggttagagtttaTCTCTCTAAGCATTGATATCACtctcctcacactttgggtactaccttcccattctatgttctagcacggaacagtCACGAAGAGCGcaatatattaaaaaacaaatctaCTAATGAAACACTTTTGTTCCTAGTAATGGATTTTTTTTCGTTCAAATTAGAATTACTAACTATTTGTGTTGTCAATAACTTAATGACGGTTGAGGTCGTTAgtatcttttttttgaaaagagaaacaTATCATAGATTAAAATAAAGTTCTAGGGAACAAAAACTCTCCCTTGTGAGTTTTAGAAAGTTCATAAcagaaacagaaaaaagaaagcaTGATAATACATAAAGCGGGTACATAAAGCAAAGCTATAAGAAACTAGAAGTAGCTAAGCAAGAGACAAAAGACTAGGACAATGAAAAGCAATCAGTAGTGAACATGATTTTCCTTAGATCAGCGTCCAATAACCTTAGAAACATATTAAACGTTCCTATCATCTCATAGACAAAGGAAGCTTTGCGTCTCAAAGCTCACTTGGCATCAGCCAAGTAGGATAAGTCTACAACTCATAGCATCATAACTCCAAAGAGTAGGAAACACCAGATTATTATATAGTAAAACCGAGGCAGCTAGACAAGGATCATATATAACATCAAAATCATCCTCTCATATCAGAACAGAACTTGCCTTGGACCATTAAGAGATCAACACATTGGCTATCAACATTTATAAGGAGAAAATATCAGATATAGACCTGCTGCAAAATGagattaattcagaattttgtCCAAATTTGATTGGTTCTATGAGCTCCTGATTTTGCCAGTTTATCAGCATGGTTATTTGCTTCCCTGTAAATGTGATTAACCCCAAGGCATCCCACATCAGACATCAGCATATCAATTTGTATTAAATCTTGATTAAGCTTCCATGGCCTGTTTTGGTCTGAATTAACCCACCCCACAGCGAGAGCAGAGTCCGATTCAATTATTAGATTCTCGACCTGAAATTGCTTGCAGAATAGTAAGGCATTTAAGATAGCTTTAACCTCTGCTTCATACGCCCATAGAACTCCAACAGCTGAAGAGAAAACCCCCATAATTCGTCTTGAGCAGTTTCTCAAAATCCCACCCCCACCAATTTGTCCTGGATTTCCAAAGGACGATCCATCCACGTTGAATTTTAGTACACCTTCCGGAGTAGGGAAACCAGGTTGTAGACCGGGAAGAAACTGCCCTTGATTTCAGCGAGATCACCTCAAAATTATGCAGGACAGAATTTACTCAGCTGTGGAGGCATTCTTATGGGCCTCGGGTTTGAAGGTAAACTTTGAGAAAACCCAACTTTTTGGCTGCAATATCGAATCAGATAGGGTGTTGGAGATTGCCAACCGTTTGGGGGTGAGTTGTGGGAACTTTCCAATTCAATATGTTGGCGCATCATTGGGTGCCAATCCAAGGCGGAGAAGTTTCTAGGAACCTGTAATAGGAAAGATGAGATCAAAGCTCACATCTTGGAATTCCAGATTCCTCTCGCAGAGTGGCAGATTAGTTCTTTTGAGAGACGCAATTTCCTCCATACCAGTTTATTATATGTCTGTGTTTAAAGCACTAGTGGGCGTGGTAGGGGAATTCGAAAAACTGATGCGGTCGTTTCTGTGGGGAAGTGATCAAGGGAGGAAAAGAATCTCTTGGGTGGCATGGGAGCAAATCTGCAAAAGCCAACAATTAGGTGGACTTGGCCTTGGTTTCTTAGGGTGGAAGAATAAAGCGTTGCTCTTGAAGTGGGCATGGAGGTTTGGCAAGGAAAAAGAGGCATTTTGGAGGAAAGTTGTGTGTTCTAAATATGGCTGGAATGAAAATGCCTTGGTCCTTCATCTGACGGTGGACGGATTCTCAAATTGCTCATTGCTCATTCTGGATTTATTGAAAAATCTGCTTGCTGATGAAATCATGGCTAAAGCTTTTAGAGAATCCCTCCTCTGCAAGCTAGGTTCAGGGAAACACATTCGCTTTTGGCTTGATCCTTGGGAGGAATCTGTACCCTTGAGAATAATGTTCCCTCGACTTTTCGCCATAGCTTCAAATAGGAATGTAGTAATTCGTGATATTGGAAGCTTCATTGGCCGGAAGTGGCTTTGGGCGGTGGAGTTTAAAAGACCATGCTTTGGGTGGGAATTGGAAGAAAAAACTAGATTGTTTCAATTCATCAACGTTGTCCTTCCGAGTCAGGGGGAAGATAGTATTTTTGTGGCTTGGTGATCATCTTGGTGGCTTCTCGGTTAAGGCCATTTACAATCTAGCAGAGTCCAAAATCTTGGGAGCTGATCCTATGGTTATATCAAAGAGAATTAGAAAGGTTACACCCCCTAAAGTCGCTATCTTTCTTTGGCAAGCTGTTTTAAACAAGATAGCAGTTAAGGAAAACTTGATGAAGAGGGGCATGGTGGTAGAGAATATGGGACTTTGCAGCGTTTGTGGTATTTGTACAGAATCTACTAGCCATCTCCTTCTACACTGTGACAAGATTTGGGCCCTttgtgtaacgccccaatttctaaaCCGgtgatcacattagtaacccaaACAAATATGGGGACTAACTcggggtttttttttcttttccaaaagGTGATGATTTTCGAAAACACAAAGCCCActatcacccaagtaatggcccgagaagttcccaggaaAGCTGGTTGGGCACAATGCcgcattaaaagcccttc
This is a stretch of genomic DNA from Lotus japonicus ecotype B-129 chromosome 1, LjGifu_v1.2. It encodes these proteins:
- the LOC130732352 gene encoding uncharacterized protein LOC130732352, translating into MQNECLQEQLRYYHLRQWNQEEEEAAATAGTKPFSAAVREVTVPDGMTNLMLEAYDGQTDPKDHLSRFDAKMTMYAVSDAVKCRMLPSTFQGATKEWFTNLPPGSIAKFRDFSSKFLDHFSARTIEDLFDIRQGERETLKQYVKRYSDISARFEELQPRVCVCAFKGGLSRGKFYCELSRELACSMMEVRARALDHILREEIEAHKRKGERAAKVSLARKRIQDKEASREQRFGEAGRFMKGNKGKLLLPRTRDREHWCSRRKAKVSQRMRSQGCSNKELAKLLLEAEIEDMNRVGERRMDPGRKAKNPLRWCEYHNLEGHDTTDCFMLKGQIRQLIRARRPRAAKGKEFEETDSGEGKGTVEAANMIAGGFEVCGDVSTASRGTVGATTSV
- the LOC130732362 gene encoding uncharacterized mitochondrial protein AtMg00310-like, which gives rise to MRSKLTSWNSRFLSQSGRLVLLRDAISSIPVYYMSVFKALVGVVGEFEKLMRSFLWGSDQGRKRISWVAWEQICKSQQLGGLGLGFLGWKNKALLLKWAWRFGKEKEAFWRKVVCSKYGWNENALVLHLTVDGFSNCSLLILDLLKNLLADEIMAKAFRESLLCKLGSGKHIRFWLDPWEESVPLRIMFPRLFAIASNRNVVIRDIGSFIGRKWLWAVEFKRPCFGWELEEKTRLFQFINVVLPSQGEDSIFVAW